Genomic DNA from Cupriavidus pauculus:
GTCGGCGTGGCGCCGCTGCCCGGCAACACCGAGCCGGGCTCGCCCACCGGCGGCGGCAACTTCTACCTGTTCAAGAGCGGCAGCGATGCCGAACAGCGTGCCGCGTTCCGTCTGGTCAAGTTCCTGACCGCGCCCGAGCGTTCGGCGCAATGGAGCGTGGCCACGGGCTACATGGGCGTAAGCGCCGCGAGCTACGACACGCCGACGCTCAAGGAGTACGCCGCGAAGGTGCCGCAGACTCTCGTCGCGCGTGACCAGCTGTCGGTCGCCACCGCCGAACTCTCGACGCACCAGTCGGGCCGCGTGCGCAAGATGCTCGAAGATGCGCTGCAGTCGGCCATCACGGGCCAGCAGGAGCCGCGCGCGGCGCTGACCGGTGCGCAGGCGCAGGCCGAGCGCGTGCTGAAGCCTTACCAGCGCTGATTGCATGGGCCATTCCCGTCAAGCCGCGCAGGCGTGGCTCATGCTGCTGCCTGCGCTGGTCCTGCTTGCCGCGTTCACTTACTGGCCCATCGCGGGCAGCCTCTGGCACAGCCTGCATACGCAGGCGCCGGGGCTGCCGGCGTCGTTCACGGGCGCCGAGCAGTTTGCCGCGCTGCTCGATGACCCCGTCTTCCGGCAGGCGCTGCGCAACAATCTCTGGTATGCGCTGGTGACGGTTCCGGTCTCCGTCGTGCTGGCGCTCGCCATGGCGCTCTGGGTCAATCAACGCTATGCGGGCCGCGGACTGCTGCGGCTCGCCTTCTTCACGCCGACTGTCCTGCCGATGGTGGCCGCCGCCAACGTCTGGCTGTTCTTCTACGCACCCGACATCGGCCTGCTGAACCGGCTGCTCTCGGGCGTCGGCGTGACCGGCCGCAACTGGCTCGGCGATACCGATACCGCGTTGCCCGCGCTGATGGTGGTCACCATCTGGAAGGAGGCGGGCTTCTTCATGATCTTCTATCTCGCCGCGCTGCAATCGATCTCGACGGAGTTGCTCGACGCCGCGCGGCTCGAGTCCCCCTCCGCATGGTATCGGCTCCGGCGCGTGGTGCTGCCGTTGCTGGCGCCGACCACGCTGTTCGTCGTGGTCAACGCGCTGATCAACGCGTTCAAGCTCGTCGACCATATCTTCGTGCTGACGCGTGGCGGCCCCAACAACGCGAGCACGCTGCTGCTGTATTACCTCTACGAGATCGCGTTCAAGTTCCAGGACGCGAGCTATGCCGGCGCATTGACGGTCGTACTGCTGGCCCTGCTTGCGCTCTGCTCCGCCATTCAATTCTGGCTGTCCCGCAATCGCGTGCACTACCGATGAACGCTCTTCGCCATGCATTGATACCCGCGGCCGCGCTCGCGGCCGGCCTGTTGTGGATCTCGCCCCTGTTGCTGCTGTGCTGGGGGGCGTTTCATCCCGGGGGCGAGGCCATGCGGCTGAGCTTCGATACGCGCTGGGGGCTCGATAACTTTCCGCAGGCGTGGCACGTGGCGCCGTTCGCGCGCTATCTGCTGAACACGATGGCCATCGTCACGCTGCTGCTCGTGCTGCAGCTGGCCGTCTGCACGCTGGCGGCGTTCGCGCTGGCGCGCATGCGGTTCGCCGGGCGTGGCATCGTCTTCGGACTCGTGCTGCTGCAGTTGATGGTGATGCCCGAGGTGCTGATCGCCGAGAACTACCTCACGATCGCGCGGCTCGGTCAGGTGGATGCCTATCTTGGCGTGGCACTACCCTACATTGCCAGCGCGTTCGGCATCTTCCTGCTGCGGCAGACGTTCATGACGGTGCCGCAGGAGCTCGAGGATGCCGCGTGCATCGAAGGCCTGAGCCGCCTCGGCATCCTGCTCAAGGTGTATGTGCCGCTCGCGCGGCCGACCTATCTTGCCTATGCGCTGGTATCCATCAGCTATCACTGGAACAACTTCCTGTGGCCGCTCGTCGCCACGCAGACCGAGGCCAGCCGTCCCGTGACCGTCGGCATGGCGCTGTTCGCCGCGCCGGAAACCGGGGTCGACTGGGGCGTGCTGTCGGCTGGCACGCTGCTCTGTGTCGGCCCCCTCGTGCTGGCGTTCCTGCTGTTCCAGCGGCAGTTCATGCAGTCGTTCATGCAGGCTGGCGTCAAGT
This window encodes:
- a CDS encoding carbohydrate ABC transporter permease; translated protein: MNALRHALIPAAALAAGLLWISPLLLLCWGAFHPGGEAMRLSFDTRWGLDNFPQAWHVAPFARYLLNTMAIVTLLLVLQLAVCTLAAFALARMRFAGRGIVFGLVLLQLMVMPEVLIAENYLTIARLGQVDAYLGVALPYIASAFGIFLLRQTFMTVPQELEDAACIEGLSRLGILLKVYVPLARPTYLAYALVSISYHWNNFLWPLVATQTEASRPVTVGMALFAAPETGVDWGVLSAGTLLCVGPLVLAFLLFQRQFMQSFMQAGVK
- a CDS encoding carbohydrate ABC transporter permease → MGHSRQAAQAWLMLLPALVLLAAFTYWPIAGSLWHSLHTQAPGLPASFTGAEQFAALLDDPVFRQALRNNLWYALVTVPVSVVLALAMALWVNQRYAGRGLLRLAFFTPTVLPMVAAANVWLFFYAPDIGLLNRLLSGVGVTGRNWLGDTDTALPALMVVTIWKEAGFFMIFYLAALQSISTELLDAARLESPSAWYRLRRVVLPLLAPTTLFVVVNALINAFKLVDHIFVLTRGGPNNASTLLLYYLYEIAFKFQDASYAGALTVVLLALLALCSAIQFWLSRNRVHYR